Part of the Ascaphus truei isolate aAscTru1 chromosome 16, aAscTru1.hap1, whole genome shotgun sequence genome, gagagtgtggaccatacctctgccaggAAGGTGGGGAAGAGCTTGGGCGGGTGCCCTTGGTCTGTAgtgatgtccagggaccatccttcggTGGAAGCTGTgtaactgcattgggcagaaccctgctGAGTAACTGTGCTGCACAGAAGAGACAATAAACCTttcctgttatatacctcctgcctggtgcgtgaccttaatGGTTGGGGTAATAGTTgtaccgtggaagatcaccttcagttcctgaagcctacggcagatggaggcgctgcactgctaaagagatatgtggggtatgaaccccagaagcctagtcctgtgtcacATTACCATCGGCGGATATCatccctcctgttgccagcaggtatatgcaccatacaccgtagaAATGGACACATCTCCCACGAGTGGGGGAAACACAGTTTCAGATAAAAGAAAGTAGCCAATGTAGCAGTCCTCTAGGATAGAGCGTCTACATCCTATGGCTGGGCCATACAACTATTACACTGAAgggatcagaaaacatttaggagtagGACAGCCACAAGCTTGTTGTAAtgtaattttagatacatttttaaGACCTGGAAATGTATTTCCATTAATAAACACATTCATGCGTTTATGTAAGCATTTAATATTCCTGATTTTCAGCACCGCCTGGTTAAAGAggtgcagagccagtaaaactTACTcggacagctgtttcaaccttttgggactcattagtgtgaggctggttatactggctttccAGTTTGTGGGAAAGTTTGGCGCGTGACCCGCTAATAGAAGAGCACTATCTTACTACAGCCTTCAATAATCTTATCATTGACATGAACAGAGATGACTTTTCCTatgtcttttttattcagatgcttCTTGTAACGAAGCATTATCCGCACAGCAGGGGATAACCAGGCTTCTTCATGCACATTACCTCCCTTCCTCAGGTGGGAACCACGTGTGTGCATTTTTGTCTGCACTTGATGGTAGCAGTCCtggttttcttgtttttttttttgttttttttaatacatttgaagcagggggtcttcagagctgaactgttaatttcagctccggagaccccttgctccccgAGATAAAGGGGGCTCCAGCTAGGCTGTGTGTGGGGTAACATGATGGCTTAAATgtcccacgggccaataggaagccgtgacatcatcccttgcagcttcctattggcccgcatggccAGGACTTTTAAACCTCTGAAGCTGCTACtgacaccccctacagaggtaagtatctgaaagcagggggtcccctggagctgaaactaatgcggttcagcacCAGACACCCTGATTCCCACCTAGTTAAAATCCTGGTCTTTGAACAATGAGAATATAAAAGCGGACATTGCCCTGTTGATGATACGGTCTGGTGATACTTCTTGCAACAAAGAATTTGATTTGGAGGTGACTGAATGCAGGGCGCTTCAGCACCAGGAAGGTGAAGCCATGAGGGAAACTCCTCACTCACATTGACATCAGCCAGTGGTTGTCACGGGTTTATACCGGGATCgtatcactgagcaaagccaataagtaaaatcaattgtaatttattccagagaaacaggcaaacacacattgagTTACAAGTGACAGATAAAGATACTCTTACTGGGGGTTTGGGGTTGAAGCACTGACTTTCCTGattgaaataaagtctttagaacggtccagtgctgaagtggggacttaAAAACCATTCCGGTTTAAAATGTCCTGCAGCCTTTCCTTGCAATCACAGCAAGGCATCTTTGGTTCCGGTCCGAACCGTTCTTTCCCTTATGGCAAACTGCACTTCTGGAATCACTTGGCACAAAAAGAACCACATTGGAACACAAAAAGAACAGCAGCAGAGAGATCTGGGATGGGGGATAGATGTCTTATAAACTTTGGGACAGGCCGTCCCACGCCTTGCCCTCCAACCGGTGGCATGGGAAATTAAACTTCAaccactcacacactttgccaggtttgtgaaactAGCACCTACTGTATGGCTTCAGAACAGTGAGAGAGCTTGTGTACAAACTGCCATCTTTGCTCATTCACTATTCAAAACCCCCCACCGGCTTAATGCCACTACGTGTAGAGGGCTTTCACACCTATGCCAACATGTGACTTTGATCCAGGTTACATGGACCCTTTGAACAGAGGATATGGGTGCTACATTTAGCCTTTCCTTCTAACAAACTGGTTCACACCTCTGGGATATCTGAGGCTTCCACGTCCTGGTTTTCTCCCAGACGCATGGGCACCGAGCCTGGTAATGAGAAAATAACTATAACATTTTTAGACACTTTAAAAACCTGCTCAGCCTTATTATAACCAAGCTGAAGCAGCCCCTGAACCCCTAAACTAGGTTCagtatacctgggcatgtatgtgggtacctctgcaatactggggagcccctgctatactaaggactctgtgtatacctgcagatatcttttaaccccttcatacccatttaccttgtctggaagatgctgcagcagggactctggcggTGAGCTGTAAGAGCGTTTCCAGGGTCCGAAGTTGGCGCAGTAATGCACTTAGCTGTGTCtgaagatatcactcaatctccggatacaacttttggggtatccccaAACTCCacaaccccgctacatagacacattctgcaaagactttctcctcCAAAGCCACCCTGAAATTtccagcctagaaatctcccgatcccagcatcccagtaaaggcaaaaatcacaccatttttttttttttaatgtcgcaaaatcagtatacagttgcagtaacacatttttgacatctggagcccggagctgacactctaaccctgacccgtgtgttagggtcttaatcaagtgggcttgacctttattataagcctggttaaccccttcaccgtcacagtggTAAAGTTTAATCTGtgtattaaaaatgtctttaaagctgcaatcccacaTGATTGAACATTTTAAacttcttaggggcctctgagtagggaagtgtttgtcaatcacgtTTTTTCTTTCcctcttatcccaccctgtccttatcagagagccattAAAGTTACGGGGAGGGAGACTCTTGCTTTACAATCCCTCGCTGAGCAATGAtgtcacacaaaagggagcagccagagcaaATCGCCCCATTTCttccaccaaccccccccccccaagtctaacttaaataaatgtataccttgttggTGTCAGGTTTGGGTAAAATGCATATAAATTACCCAGAGACCACCACCacctcttaaacatgtcactggaattagttcactacAGTATAGTACTAGGAGCAATTGACTCTCCTTTAATGTCTAGAGAGGGAGTTTTGATTTTGCCAACATGGTTCTACAAAGCATAGTCCTTCTGTATTCTTGTTGGGTTTAAATTCAGAAATGCATAAACATTTCAAGCTAAATTGGATTATTTTTCTTGGTGTATACAAGGGTATTTTAAACCAAATTCTTCTGTGTTTGAAGTTCATTAAAAGCAACAGTTTGTTCATGCGAAGCAGTTGACCTCTTGCCCCTCTTGTTCTGTCCAAAAAGGTTTGtcctttttttgtttatttacttCAGAGTGTTGTGTACACACTGttctgtgtgcaaaaaaaatctgCGTTGAAatcttaatttttatttttttgtaggaCCAGATTTGGCTGTAATAGTTCATTTTGGAAGCATAGTAGGGACCCACCTTGATGAAAATATTGGTTACTTTCCCCTCTCCCGCTgatgcgctttttttttttttatttttttttttccaaccccCTCTCCACTCACATTGTTTCTGATTTATAAAGCTCATTAACTTGCCTGCCCATTCTGTTCCCCTTCTCTCAGGACATTATGTGGTACCACAGGCTGCAATGGCTTTATCCTGTCACTAAGGAACTGCTGAAAAAAGGAGTTAGAGGGCAATTTCGACAGCCACCCAGTTCCCAGAAAACGTTCCCGGCTGTCAGACGTTGGTTCAGTACGGTGCCCGAGTCTCACACCTGCTCATGGAACCTGCACGTGGATCACTTTGGTAAGTGGAGGATACCAACACAATCACCTGAGCTTTATTGTCAAACAGGTTCCTCTACTAATTGTTTATCTAAAGgattgtacaggcagtcctcgttttacaacgcttcgttttacaacgaatggcttatccaacgctgtgcaatgcatacctatgttcatttttacaacgccaaaacggcttatccaacactcttacgacgctttgcaacgttgtttgtgtacgtgtatatatacacacacatacacaacgttgcaaagcgtcgtaagagcgtatatatatatatatatatatatatatatatatatatatatatatatatatatatatatatatatatataatattatactatataatattatactatataatattatactatataatattatactatataatattatactatataatattatactatataatatattatttgttatattatatataatacagtatatacactatataatttgtgtgtgctgcatatcttattgcctgcgtaaaatatttggtgtattttagtgttaaaaatgccttcgggaacagaacctttcatttaaacagtgttcccatgggaaaacgtgtttcgctttacaacgtttcgctatccaacgccattttgagtaacgcattgtgtcggataaccgaggactgcctgtaacagaGTTTGTGTGTTTTGGGCTAGTTTAGGTTTTGCAATTCTATATTTTAGTTCCTGAGTCCATAATAAAACGGTTAAACATAAATCAAATAGTAATTAGTTGCATATTTTCCAGTGGTCCATTTGCCTTGAATATACTGTAGAAGTGTTGGGCCACATGATTGCATGAGTAAAATTCTTTTTAACAACGAAACACCACACCTTTTGGCTATTTTTCAATAATAAGCAAGGCACGTGTTGAAGGATAGCTACATATCTGCTATCAAAAACAGAGAAACACCTTCCTTTTAAAGAAAACGCGTGGCAGTGTATCTATTAATAATCTGTGTACATAATCTGTGTCTGCAAATTAATGCATTCCGCCTCATACTGTACACTCTATTAATCTCCTTTTGAGGTACAAGGAAACAAATAAAACTTCAGAGTTGGGTCTGTTATTTTCCAGATCAAAGTACATGAAATGTCTACTAAATAAAAATGGCAAAATCAATTTGGGAGACTCTTTACCGGACAGCTTCACACTGCATTTCTGGGTTATTTCATTTTGAGTAAATCTCtagattaatgttttttttttgtttgtttttacgtCGGAAGTACGCATAATCTATTCACATGTTCAATTAAATATCTTCACTTCCCTGACATAAGCGTAAGTCTTAACATTTGATTAGTTTATTATGCAGGAATCGGTCAATTCCGTTTTAGatcacatcttttttttttccattttcaatTCATAGCTTTTTCCCCCTGCACCAATATATTCTGTTAAATATGGTTTcccatgggttttttttttctttctattctTTCTAAATCCTTTTTGAAACTCTGACTGGGAACGTTGGATATGGCAGCGggctttttttatttgtttaagaAGGTTATTTAAATGTTGCAGACAAGGTTGGGATTGATGCTTGCCTTTCTCACTTTCCCATGTGACTGGGTATCTTCTGACTGTGCAAATGAATGCTTAAGATGTGCTTTCCTACTAAGCAACATGTATAGAACACACCCCGTAATACCTTGTGTACCAGAAAAATGTTCAAACAGCGCACAACTTAAGTCACAGGGATAATCTTGATGGGAAAATATGAATTTTATTTATACCATATATTTATACCATGGAGTTCACACCAAtcagtgcttttattaatgaGTAATAAACAGCAGAAACGGTTTGTATACTTTTGTTGTATCTGGGTGTCCCTCGCCAGCCCCAGAGCGCAAACGTGATGCACGATAATGAGCGCGAGACGGTCTGACAGCAACAAACACTATTACCCTGATAACCCGTTGGGGAGAATGGCACCTCAAATAATGCTCGGGTTTGAAATCCATGAACGTAAAAGGACACACAGCATCCACATGGTATCCAAAAAttagacacacaaatatataaaagAGAATTAATACCTTATCTGCGTTTTCTTAACATTTGCCATATGATGCAGATGTAGCCGTGCTCGCTGTCCTGGGAGCCGCCTGAAGGAAAGCAGAATGCTGTGGCTCCTGGGTCAGTAATAGCCGCGGTTGCCTGCATGACTGGTCCGTTCTTTTGTCTGTGattcccccacagagagatttcctgctgctgggtaatgctgcGGTCCGGGATAGTCTCGCTACATATGTATATTGCAGACTATAGTTTGAGAACTCTCAAACCTAGCTTTCTGATAGGTTGAAATTCCGGGCATTAATTGCCAAGGAACACTCTTATATTTGAACCATTAACAGCGAATAACCTTTTAAATATATGTGAACATTCAATTAATCATGTTATGCTTACAGTTGGAATAATTATCTCGGAACAGGCTGGATAAAGATATGTAGGTATATGCATGACCGAGAGGATTAAGGTCAGTTGCTGGTTAGCGCAGCCAATCTGGTAACAGCTATTCAGGTTAGTGGCAGTTAACGCTGGATAAATTACATAATCCTGCAACGGACCTTTAAAATATCCCTCATACAGTGCTATACGGTATTGTGGCACTAGATGGCAGGGTTGCTGTTTCCTTTATTGAGCAGTGTATACAGCTGTCTATGCCTCAAAGCTGTGCATGTGGTTCTAGCAGTAATCATTTTGTGAaacgtatttatttataaaaatgttttcccaggaagtaatacattgttacctcttgttttcaagtaggCCATGTCCTTGGCACAGTTATaacagtacatggttacattaaatgaacaggggcAATACATTATATTTCAGCCGATCTGTGTGGCTTATTGCATGAATCCACTTGCCGTGGGCATCACAATGGCTTGTACACATTTTTTTTGGAAAGGCGAATGTTTTTTCTCCCACAAGACGAAATGCTGATTTTAATGCATGATTTGTGGACCGTTTCTCAGTACGACTGTATCTGTTTGACCATGACCTTGATGTCAAATGTGTTCCTTCCATTTTTGCAGAGCTAAGTTACGCTGGAGCCCACATGCGCTTCGACTACGTGTGGCTGCGGGATCACTGTCGCTCTGCTACCTGTTACAATGAGAAAACCAAACAGCGAAGCCTTGATACAGCCAGTGTGGAGCTTGACATCAAACCCACGCAGGTGCGGGCGGACGAGACCACGCTGTACCTGACCTGTGAGTAGGGGACATAGCCAGCACTTCTTGCACTGCTTCAACATAGTGGTATATTTTATAAACTCAGGTCACAGATCCGTGTGATCTCACATGGAAGTaccatgggggggagggagtgtaaataaataagtgtgtatgtatgtgtgtatatatatgtatgtatgtatgtatgtatgtatgtatgtatgtatgtatgtgtgtgtgtgtgttgtgacaaacgcccctcttttgtagcgctgacgcctgtctgggatcttcccgacacagtcttctagggttaattatacaaaaacaggatcatacaAAGTATTATGTTGCTTAACTCGGGCTTCTGTCCAGGCAAATCCtttggtactgtgatacttgaaggggggcgtcctccccgaactggatacaggggagcagcgacacccccaggctctaagaagagagactgaaaagcaaccctctctgctctaaatacctgtgctagtgattaggagagcaggtgagggagaactagacacattgtaatctgtggtctggattttccatccaccagcctgagtaaatgtgaagccgtggaatggatcattttgcactattcctgcactttctgacctaaaacggggcagaaagctgcctaacatctttggtgtgtgtgtgtatttttttacatCAGCAAAAGAAAACTGGCACGCCCTTTTTCATGCAAACTATTACTGTAGTATTATTTGTCTTTAAAAAGAAGTGATAAAGTCCGCAACTATTGTTTAAGTTAATCACAGTGGGAAACAAACCGTTAATAGTGACTAAAGCAGTGACTAAAGATTAAGTATCAAAAAAACTGGTACTTGAGTCAGTGGAAGATGTATAGATATAGTAAGGTAACAGTGTCGATAAACAGAACCTTAAGAGTGTATATACAGTTGCCTGCAGCTGTTCATGAGATGCTCAACACCTCAGGTACtaggagaaaaaagaaaaaacagcgcacagcACTCATAGTAAAGTAAGTATATCAAATTGGCCGTGCACACCCCCCTTGCCCGACCAATCAGCTTACATTGCAGGGTTCAAATGGTCTGATTCGATGccaatccctgatgaagtagtctACGtactacgaaacgcgtcggaTTGTTCACTTTGCGCTTTACCATTTTGTCTGACCCCACCACCAACGTGCAGCATAAAATCGGCTCTGACTACCCAGTACGGCCACTTTGTCTGGTGCTATACTGTGAAGTCTTTAGCTGCTGCGTGATGGCGTCATTATAGTGTGTTGGGCTGGATGTTTTTCTTTGCATGCACCAGTATTTCATTATACCCTGATTTGCCGGCTATGTAACTCCATGATTCCTTGACTAACCCGCATGACCACGCTCCACGTGGTGGAGTCAGTCTTAAGGTTACTCTGTTTGCTGcgcaagggtttttttttttaaagcagtttTTATTCATACCGCCATGGACATTGGCTGCTGACTACCTAATTAGGAGAATTCCCTTCCCCTTCTACATTGGTGAAGACACGTTTGCTGTGTTCTCTTCCTGCTCGATGCGGGTCACTTTGCAGTGTGTCGGAGGGTCCGTCAGCAGATCTAGTCCAAGTTCTAACGGTGTCATCTGATCTTCCTCTCCGGTGCAGGAGACCCATGTTGGAGTTACATGAAATGCGTAAAAGAACTTCTTtgtacgcttaatacttaccTGTTACATTGATTGGAACATTTAATATATACTTGCTttactatgagcgttgtgcaatgttgtttttttctttttctaatagtgTGCATGTATCATAAATTAATTAATATGAAATATATCACCGAAACCAGCAAACTGAAAGAATGAATGCGACCCTGATGAAGGTTCTACAATAGGAGAAAAACTTTGGTGATTTTAGGCTACAATACTATAACTCTTTACCCGTATGACTCGTGTGCTTGTATTTATTCTTCTAGGCTGCTGGTTTGGGCGATGtagaaatataaatatttaattttttattccaTAGTCAACCTTTTGGACATGAATTgggactttttattttttattttattttttatcaagACTTGATATCAATCTTAATGAAGGTTCCAATCGAAGTTTGAATATTTGCTGCAGAATACatttttatatctatttttaagtacATGGGGTGCCTTACAATGTAAAAAGGTTATAAAGATCAGAGACGATTTACACTTACACTTGTGTTTTCAAAGGGCCGGATGGTCACATGACCCGGTATGGACTAGAATGGTTAGTACAGAATAGCTTTGAAGGACAGAAACACCAGCTTGTCCAACCTCGGATACTTTGGAATACAAAGATCTACAAAGAGGTGGATGTGCCGTCCGTCAGCTTCCAGAACTTCCTAGAAACAGACGAGGGGCTGAAAGACTTTCTGCAGAATTTCTTGCTGTATGGCATTGCCTTTGTCGACGATGTTCCTGCAACCCGGGAGGATACAGAGAGCGTGGCAGAGAGAATCAGCCACATTAGGTACAGTAAATGGCATTGGGTATATATGTgaaccatgttattggtaataatgaACACTCTTGAGGTCATCAAACTTCTAAAGAATTAATACGATCAATGCATTAACATTTTAGTATTTGTTTCCCCCTATTGAGCAGTGATATAAGAGACATATGGAATTGGGTTTAAAAGATCATGGCAGTCTTTAAAAATAATGAAATATTGTAATTTAAATAGAATACAGAGTTAATTCATATTGTAATGTAGATGTTTTGAATCATGTGAAACTTCTCCACTAGCCTATTTTAGTGTTGTGAATATGGACTTCTGTTTAACTCGGCCTATCCATAAAAGTCAGTGGTAATCCTGACTGAGTGTATCACAATCATTCGAAACATATGCTATCAAGTTAGATATGGAACCAGTTACTCCTGAAAGTATACAGGAAAGAGGACTGTTAAAAGATAATTgtaagattaaaaataaaaatgtcacaCAGTACTGAGTATGGCAATCTTCGCCCTTTCAAGAATTGGGCATCGATAAACCAAACTGACAGTGCTGCGGGAGGCGTGGTCACTATCAGAACTGACAGCGCCATACATTAGCCTCATTTGTGTTGAAgttgttcagttttttttttcccccatattAAGTGAACTGTCGTATAAAATACAGTGCTATCATGCATAATGCTTCATGGCTACAGAAATCACACAGATTAAATCTATAGAAATCATTTGCAACAATAGGATATCACAATACCAGTCAGAATATAACCAAATGAATATTGCTAGCATGGTTAATAAGAACTTGTTACCGTTTTAAcgcacaatactgtacacattatgGGACTGGGGTTTCCAAACTATATAGAAGTTCTGTAAGTGGTGGTGGTTACTCCTGAAAGTGCAATTGCCATGTAGACTGCCAAGCTGACATTTATGGCTGTTAAGAGAGGAGATGCCTGTTCTGACTATATAAAAAAGAGGGTGATTCAACAGTACTTGATAGGAATGGTTTTGCAATGAACATTATGAACTTAAATAATGACCGTATTCAGACCAAATGGTCCATCACTCCCAGTATCCTGTGTCCCATTGCAGGCAGCTTCGGAAGCTCATTTGGAGAGTAGAAGCAGGGCACCGGTGGAGAAACAAACTCCACCTCATTCATTGCTTCCTTCTGTTATTAAGAATTACAACCAGACATGAAGCAGAATCTGCATTTCCAGCCATCAACAGCGTATCTTTTATGGAGAGGATTCATTTTTTAAATACTCATTAAAGAGGTTATTTTAGTTGCTTCTTTTGCCTAAACACGGAAAGCTTTCCAGCATAATCTCCCACAGGTTATTTTTCACCTTTACAATA contains:
- the TMLHE gene encoding trimethyllysine dioxygenase, mitochondrial isoform X2, which translates into the protein MWYHRLQWLYPVTKELLKKGVRGQFRQPPSSQKTFPAVRRWFSTVPESHTCSWNLHVDHFELSYAGAHMRFDYVWLRDHCRSATCYNEKTKQRSLDTASVELDIKPTQVRADETTLYLTWPDGHMTRYGLEWLVQNSFEGQKHQLVQPRILWNTKIYKEVDVPSVSFQNFLETDEGLKDFLQNFLLYGIAFVDDVPATREDTESVAERISHIRETIYGKMWDLTSDFSRGDTAYTKLALDRHTDTTYFQEPCGMQLFHCLRHEGTGGRTLLVDGFYAADQVRQHHALDFDLLSNVPLKHEYIENVRRCHNHMVGIGPVLNVYPWNKELYMIRYNNYDRAVINTAPYDVVRRWYIAHRTLTNELRRPENELWVKLKPGKVLFVDNWRVLHGRESFTGYRQLCGCYLTRDDVLNTARFLGMKA
- the TMLHE gene encoding trimethyllysine dioxygenase, mitochondrial isoform X1, with the translated sequence MWGMNPRSLVLCHITIGGYHPSCCQQDIMWYHRLQWLYPVTKELLKKGVRGQFRQPPSSQKTFPAVRRWFSTVPESHTCSWNLHVDHFELSYAGAHMRFDYVWLRDHCRSATCYNEKTKQRSLDTASVELDIKPTQVRADETTLYLTWPDGHMTRYGLEWLVQNSFEGQKHQLVQPRILWNTKIYKEVDVPSVSFQNFLETDEGLKDFLQNFLLYGIAFVDDVPATREDTESVAERISHIRETIYGKMWDLTSDFSRGDTAYTKLALDRHTDTTYFQEPCGMQLFHCLRHEGTGGRTLLVDGFYAADQVRQHHALDFDLLSNVPLKHEYIENVRRCHNHMVGIGPVLNVYPWNKELYMIRYNNYDRAVINTAPYDVVRRWYIAHRTLTNELRRPENELWVKLKPGKVLFVDNWRVLHGRESFTGYRQLCGCYLTRDDVLNTARFLGMKA